Proteins from a single region of Gordonia hongkongensis:
- a CDS encoding adenosylmethionine--8-amino-7-oxononanoate transaminase: MDHDAISRIDADHIWHPYGALPAATRPLVVASASGVRFELADGRSVVDGMSSWWAAIHGYGHPRLDAAAAAQLGRMSHVMFGGLTHEPAARLAQLLVEITPAGLEKVFFCDSGSVSVEVAVKMALQYWRSRGRSGRTRLLTWRGGYHGDTFTPMSVCDPDGGMHAMWKGVLAQQIFVDAPPAEFRPEYVAEFERTVRAHRDELAAVIVEPVVQGAGGMRFHDAAYLRALREICDRHDVLLIFDEIATGFGRTGTLFAADAAPGAEAAPGAGVAPDIMCVGKALTGGYLTLAATLCTSEIAQVISAGEAGGLAHGPTFMANPLACAVAVAAIELLLETPWAERVSAIERGLRDGLEPLRDRHGVVDVRVLGAIGVVELDRPVDMVAATDAAVEAGAWLRPFRNLVYTMPPFICTPEDIGVIVRGVSAAVHATVGDREPAVVRS, encoded by the coding sequence ATGGATCACGACGCGATCAGTCGCATCGATGCCGACCACATCTGGCACCCCTACGGTGCGCTGCCGGCGGCCACCCGGCCGCTGGTCGTGGCCTCGGCCTCGGGTGTCCGCTTCGAACTCGCGGACGGCCGATCGGTGGTCGACGGGATGAGCTCCTGGTGGGCGGCGATCCACGGTTATGGACACCCCCGACTCGACGCCGCCGCGGCGGCTCAGCTCGGTCGGATGTCGCACGTCATGTTCGGCGGTCTGACCCACGAACCGGCCGCCCGGCTGGCGCAGCTCCTCGTCGAGATCACCCCGGCCGGCCTGGAGAAGGTGTTCTTCTGCGACTCGGGGTCGGTGTCGGTCGAGGTGGCGGTCAAGATGGCGCTGCAGTATTGGCGCAGCCGCGGTCGGTCCGGCCGCACGCGTCTGCTCACCTGGCGTGGCGGCTACCACGGCGACACCTTCACCCCGATGAGCGTCTGCGATCCCGACGGCGGCATGCACGCGATGTGGAAGGGTGTCCTCGCACAACAGATCTTCGTCGACGCCCCGCCGGCCGAGTTCCGGCCCGAGTACGTCGCCGAGTTCGAGCGCACCGTGCGCGCGCATCGCGACGAGCTCGCCGCGGTCATCGTCGAACCCGTGGTCCAGGGCGCGGGCGGCATGCGATTCCACGACGCGGCATATCTGCGTGCGCTCCGGGAGATCTGTGACCGCCACGACGTCCTGCTGATTTTCGACGAGATCGCGACCGGATTCGGCCGTACCGGAACGTTGTTCGCGGCCGACGCCGCCCCGGGGGCCGAGGCGGCGCCGGGCGCCGGCGTCGCGCCCGACATCATGTGTGTCGGCAAGGCGCTCACCGGTGGCTACCTCACGCTCGCCGCGACCCTGTGCACGTCCGAGATCGCTCAGGTGATCAGTGCGGGGGAGGCGGGCGGACTCGCGCACGGCCCGACCTTCATGGCCAACCCGCTGGCCTGCGCGGTGGCCGTCGCAGCGATCGAACTGCTGCTGGAAACGCCCTGGGCCGAGCGGGTCTCGGCGATCGAGCGAGGGCTCCGCGACGGACTCGAACCGCTGCGTGATCGCCACGGCGTCGTCGATGTGCGGGTCCTCGGCGCTATCGGCGTCGTCGAACTCGATCGCCCGGTCGACATGGTGGCGGCCACCGACGCGGCCGTCGAGGCCGGGGCATGGCTGCGGCCGTTCCGCAATCTCGTCTACACGATGCCGCCGTTCATCTGCACACCCGAGGACATCGGGGTGATCGTGCGCGGAGTGTCCGCTGCCGTGCATGCCACGGTCGGCGATCGCGAGCCGGCAGTGGTGCGGTCATGA
- a CDS encoding TetR family transcriptional regulator, with product MSNSRTDVLRAARDILGEHSLADLSMRRLATELGVRPNALYWHFPNKQTLLAALADDILGAVAIPDTSLAWDERLDLLATDMRSALLGVPDSAEVVSSSWASGLSSKAITADIIAAGTAGGLSVRDAEAVSTALCQLVIGLTIEEQTRAQMERLGVTGPSGRDFAGEFRDGLAIILDGARTRRSR from the coding sequence GTGAGCAACAGTCGCACCGACGTTCTGCGCGCCGCCCGCGACATCCTGGGCGAGCACAGCCTGGCCGACCTGTCGATGCGACGCCTCGCCACCGAACTCGGCGTCCGTCCCAACGCGCTGTACTGGCACTTTCCCAACAAGCAGACCTTGCTGGCCGCACTCGCCGACGACATCCTCGGCGCGGTCGCCATCCCCGACACCTCGCTGGCCTGGGACGAGCGCCTCGATCTGCTCGCGACCGACATGCGCAGCGCGCTCCTCGGAGTTCCCGACAGTGCCGAGGTCGTGTCGTCGAGCTGGGCCAGCGGCCTGTCGTCGAAGGCCATCACCGCCGACATCATCGCCGCCGGCACGGCCGGCGGTTTGTCCGTCCGCGACGCCGAGGCGGTCAGCACCGCACTGTGTCAGCTGGTCATCGGGCTCACCATCGAGGAACAGACGCGAGCGCAGATGGAGCGTCTGGGTGTCACCGGGCCGTCGGGTCGCGACTTCGCGGGCGAGTTCCGCGACGGGCTGGCCATCATCCTCGACGGAGCCCGGACGCGCCGCTCGCGGTGA
- a CDS encoding acyltransferase family protein yields MAPESSPSTPTTPAYRTDLDGLRGIAIALVACFHVWFGKVSGGVDVFLTLSGYFFVGSLLRHAITSQAPHVSFRDTLNPWPRLKRLLKRLLPALLTVLIAVTVLTLLILPQTRWANVGREVIASALYYQNWYLAQNSQDYLAASSANSPLQHIWSMSVQGQFFVLTLLVALAFAALLKVGARVARPFADPRVIRFLVGGAVLVVALASFYWAHRGLAINQPYNYYDTISRLWEPLAGGLLAIWLPSLRIPNWLRNIATVFALALIVSCGFWIEGVNAYPGPMALVPVGATLLIIWAGATALQKPPRGSHAAATEMPVTNRWLASRWPVWLGTIAYSLYLWHWPLLIFYLTWRDKNHANFVEGVLILAASVGLAWLTKRYIEDPLRGGDRSALSRGRRDGRSRWLSYTSVVTSILVVATLVTGVGITVWERHVANIVVDTKNLDPRSYPGARALLDGWPVPALDPQPSALEVIKDFPETSTDGYMSDFTDNEIHVGTYGDPTATRTIALAGGSHAEMWISALDTLGKRNGFKVKTYLKMGCPLSTNRVPKQRGVPYPECYDWGQRVIDRVIADKPGAVLTNSTRPRDYEPGDWVPPDYVPIFDRFLDAGVPVLGMRDTPWPKNAKGTIDTPICLADGGDAESCGSRRSAVLSPEDPAAELAATRPDFHPLDMSDGICDAERCPAIVGNITVYKDPHHLSATYVRSLTDELGRQMEAQLPWAGPAVP; encoded by the coding sequence GTGGCGCCGGAGTCGTCCCCCTCGACGCCGACGACGCCCGCATACCGCACCGACCTCGACGGCCTGCGCGGTATCGCCATCGCCCTCGTCGCCTGCTTCCACGTGTGGTTCGGCAAGGTCTCCGGCGGCGTCGACGTCTTCCTCACCCTCTCGGGATATTTCTTCGTCGGGTCGCTGCTGCGGCACGCGATCACGAGCCAGGCTCCGCACGTCTCCTTCCGCGACACGCTCAACCCGTGGCCACGGCTCAAACGTCTCCTCAAACGGCTGCTGCCGGCGCTGCTCACCGTCCTGATCGCGGTCACGGTGCTGACCCTGCTGATCCTCCCGCAGACCCGGTGGGCCAATGTCGGCCGCGAGGTCATCGCGAGCGCGCTGTACTACCAGAACTGGTATCTCGCGCAGAACTCCCAGGACTACCTCGCCGCGAGTTCGGCGAACAGCCCCCTGCAGCACATCTGGTCGATGTCGGTGCAGGGCCAGTTCTTCGTCCTGACCCTGCTCGTCGCCCTCGCGTTCGCGGCGTTGCTCAAGGTCGGTGCCCGCGTCGCCCGGCCGTTTGCCGACCCGCGGGTCATCAGGTTCCTCGTCGGCGGCGCGGTGTTGGTCGTCGCGCTCGCCTCGTTCTACTGGGCGCACCGCGGCCTGGCGATCAACCAGCCGTACAACTACTACGACACGATCTCCCGTCTGTGGGAACCGCTGGCCGGCGGCCTGCTCGCGATCTGGTTGCCGTCCCTGCGAATCCCGAACTGGCTGCGCAACATCGCGACCGTCTTCGCGCTCGCGCTGATCGTCAGCTGCGGGTTCTGGATCGAGGGTGTCAACGCCTACCCCGGTCCGATGGCGCTGGTGCCGGTCGGCGCGACGCTGCTGATCATCTGGGCGGGCGCGACGGCGTTGCAGAAGCCACCTCGGGGGTCCCATGCCGCGGCCACCGAGATGCCCGTCACGAACCGCTGGCTCGCGAGCAGGTGGCCGGTCTGGCTCGGGACCATCGCGTATTCGCTGTACCTGTGGCACTGGCCGCTGCTGATCTTCTACCTGACCTGGCGCGACAAGAACCATGCCAACTTCGTCGAGGGCGTGCTCATCCTCGCGGCGTCGGTCGGGCTCGCGTGGCTCACCAAGCGCTACATCGAGGACCCGCTGCGCGGCGGCGATCGTTCGGCGCTGAGCCGCGGCCGCCGCGACGGACGGTCGCGGTGGCTGTCGTACACGTCGGTCGTCACCTCGATCCTCGTGGTGGCGACGCTCGTCACCGGCGTCGGCATCACCGTGTGGGAGCGGCACGTCGCGAACATCGTCGTCGACACCAAGAACCTCGACCCGAGGTCGTACCCGGGGGCCCGAGCACTGCTCGACGGCTGGCCGGTGCCCGCCCTCGACCCACAACCGTCGGCGCTGGAGGTCATCAAGGACTTCCCCGAGACCTCCACCGACGGGTACATGAGCGACTTCACCGACAACGAGATCCACGTCGGCACCTACGGCGATCCGACCGCGACGCGCACCATCGCGCTCGCCGGCGGATCGCATGCCGAGATGTGGATCTCGGCGCTGGACACCCTCGGCAAGCGCAACGGTTTCAAGGTGAAGACCTACCTCAAGATGGGGTGCCCGCTGTCGACGAACCGGGTACCGAAACAGCGCGGCGTGCCCTACCCGGAGTGCTACGACTGGGGACAGCGCGTCATCGATCGCGTCATCGCGGACAAGCCGGGCGCGGTGCTGACGAATTCGACGCGACCGCGGGACTACGAACCCGGCGACTGGGTGCCACCGGACTACGTGCCGATCTTCGACCGTTTCCTCGACGCCGGGGTGCCGGTGTTGGGCATGCGGGACACCCCGTGGCCGAAGAACGCGAAGGGCACCATCGACACCCCGATCTGCCTCGCCGACGGCGGCGACGCCGAGAGCTGCGGGTCGCGCCGCAGTGCTGTCCTCTCACCCGAGGACCCGGCGGCGGAGCTGGCCGCCACGCGACCCGACTTCCACCCCCTCGACATGTCCGACGGGATCTGCGACGCCGAGCGGTGCCCGGCGATCGTCGGCAACATCACCGTCTACAAAGACCCACACCACCTGAGTGCGACCTATGTCCGCAGCCTCACCGACGAGCTGGGGCGCCAGATGGAGGCGCAACTGCCGTGGGCTGGTCCCGCGGTGCCGTGA
- a CDS encoding 8-amino-7-oxononanoate synthase — MTSIQVQPDSRVDGDARVSGGGEIGLAWLAGAARARAEAGLHRSPHVRRAAGDEINLGSNDYLGLSTHPAVIAGARAAAERWGGGSTASRLVVGTTQAHVDLEHDLADFLGFDAALVFSSGYLANVGAITALATRGDLIVSDTGTHASLIDGCRLSRARVVVVDRGDHEAVRRALAERTEARALVVTDSVYSIDGQPAPVADLYAAARAHGAVLLVDEAHALGVRGPGGRGLVAEQGLSGAPDLVVTTVLSKSLGAQGGVVLGSELLRSHLVDCARTFIFDTGLNPAAVGAAHAALTILRAQPGLPDRLRDNARRLALACGVEEPAAAVIAIVVGDPQRAVAAAAACRDRGVLVGCFRPPSVPVGTSRLRITVRADLDAAALDHVAAVVDAALREVGAR, encoded by the coding sequence ATGACTTCGATTCAGGTGCAGCCGGATTCGAGGGTCGACGGCGATGCGCGGGTCAGCGGCGGGGGAGAGATCGGTCTGGCGTGGCTGGCCGGCGCCGCCCGTGCGCGCGCCGAGGCCGGCCTGCATCGCAGCCCACACGTCCGCAGGGCGGCCGGCGACGAGATCAACCTCGGTTCCAACGACTACCTCGGGTTGTCGACCCACCCCGCAGTGATCGCGGGTGCGCGGGCCGCCGCGGAACGGTGGGGAGGTGGCTCGACGGCGTCGCGCCTCGTCGTCGGCACCACCCAGGCACACGTCGATCTCGAGCACGATCTCGCCGACTTCCTCGGATTCGATGCGGCACTGGTCTTCTCGTCCGGTTACCTGGCGAATGTCGGTGCGATCACCGCGCTGGCGACACGCGGCGACCTGATCGTCAGCGACACCGGCACCCATGCGTCGCTGATCGACGGCTGCCGGTTGTCGCGTGCCCGGGTGGTGGTCGTCGACCGCGGCGATCACGAGGCGGTCCGGCGGGCCCTCGCCGAACGTACCGAGGCCCGGGCGCTCGTCGTCACCGATTCGGTGTACAGCATCGACGGTCAACCGGCGCCGGTCGCGGATCTGTATGCCGCGGCACGCGCGCACGGGGCCGTCCTGCTCGTGGACGAGGCCCACGCTCTCGGGGTACGTGGTCCGGGTGGTCGCGGACTCGTCGCCGAACAGGGACTTTCGGGTGCTCCCGATCTCGTCGTCACGACCGTGCTGTCGAAATCGCTCGGCGCGCAGGGCGGTGTGGTCCTCGGGTCGGAGCTGCTGCGCTCGCACCTCGTCGACTGCGCCCGCACCTTCATCTTCGACACCGGCCTGAACCCGGCCGCGGTCGGCGCCGCGCATGCCGCCCTGACGATCCTGCGGGCGCAACCCGGGTTGCCGGACCGACTGCGCGACAACGCCCGTCGCCTGGCGCTCGCGTGTGGCGTCGAAGAGCCCGCCGCGGCGGTCATCGCGATCGTCGTCGGGGATCCGCAACGCGCGGTGGCGGCTGCTGCCGCGTGCCGGGACCGTGGCGTCCTCGTCGGGTGTTTCCGTCCGCCCTCGGTCCCGGTCGGGACTTCGAGGCTGCGGATCACGGTGCGCGCCGACCTCGATGCCGCTGCCCTCGACCACGTGGCCGCCGTCGTCGACGCCGCTCTGCGCGAAGTCGGTGCACGGTGA